The following are encoded in a window of Balaenoptera ricei isolate mBalRic1 chromosome 1, mBalRic1.hap2, whole genome shotgun sequence genomic DNA:
- the POGK gene encoding pogo transposable element with KRAB domain isoform X1 — MESTAYPLNMTLKEEEEEEEIQSRELEDGPTDMQKVRICSEGGWVPALFDEVAIYFSDEEWEVLTEQQKALYREVMRMNYETVLSLEFPFPKPDMITRLEREEESQNSDEWQFQGGTFAENEESDVKPPDWVGPVNTASQFPQPQHLDSYGLRLPRDITELPEWGEGYPFYMAMGFPGYDLSADDLAGKFQFSRGMRRSYDAGFKLMVVEYAESTNNCQAAKQFGVLEKNVRDWRKVKPQLQNAHAMRRAFRGPKNGRFALVDQRVAEYVRYMQAKGDPITREAMQLKALEIAQEMNIPEKGFKASLGWCRRMMRRYDLSLRHKVPVPQQLPEDLTEKLVTYQRSVLALRRAHDYQVAQMGNADETPICLEVPSRVTVDNQGEKPVLVKTPGREKLKITAMLGVLADGRKLPPYIILRGTYIPPGKFPSGMEIRCHRYGWMTEDLMQDWLEVVWRRRTGAVPKQRGMLILNGFRGHATDSVKSSMESMSTDMVIIPGGLTSQLQVLDVVVYKPLNDSVRAQYSNWLLAGNLALSPTGNAKKPPLGLFLEWVMVAWNSISSESIVQGFKKCHISSNLEDEDDVLWEIESELPGGGEPPKECDTESLTESN, encoded by the exons ATGGAGTCCACAGCCTACCCTCTCAATATGACcctgaaagaagaggaagaagaagaagagattcaGAGCCGGGAACTGGAGGATGGCCCCACAGATATGCAGAAAGTCCGAATCTGCTCAGAAGGCGGATGG GTGCCAGCCCTATTCGATGAGGTGGCCATATATTTTTCCGATGAGGAGTGGGAAGTTTTGACGGAGCAACAAAAGGCCCTCTACCGGGAGGTCATGAGGATGAATTATGAAACTGTCCTGTCCCTGG AATTCCCATTCCCTAAGCCCGACATGATCACTCGgttggaaagggaggaggagtctCAGAATTCTGACGAATGGCAGTTCCAGGGAGGAACCTTTGCAG AAAATGAAGAATCTGACGTGAAGCCCCCAGATTGGGTGGGCCCGGTGAACACGGCCTCCCAGTTTCCCCAGCCTCAGCACCTGGACAGCTATGGCCTCCGTCTGCCTCGGGACATCACAGAGCTGCCCGAGTGGGGCGAGGGGTACCCCTTCTACATGGCCATGGGCTTCCCCGGCTATGACCTCTCGGCAGACGACCTGGCCGGGAAGTTTCAGTTCAGCCGGGGCATGCGCCGCAGTTACGACGCGGGGTTCAAGTTAATGGTGGTGGAGTACGCCGAGAGCACCAACAACTGCCAGGCGGCCAAGCAGTTTGGGGTGCTGGAAAAAAACGTCCGCGACTGGCGCAAAGTGAAGCCGCAGCTGCAGAACGCCCACGCCATGCGGCGCGCCTTCCGGGGCCCCAAAAACGGGCGCTTCGCCCTGGTGGACCAGCGCGTGGCCGAGTACGTTCGATACATGCAGGCCAAAGGGGACCCCATCACCAGGGAGGCCATGCAGCTGAAAGCTCTGGAGATCGCCCAGGAGATGAACATTCCGGAGAAAGGGTTCAAGGCCAGCTTGGGCTGGTGTCGAAGAATGATGCGAAGGTATGACTTGTCTCTGCGGCATAAGGTGCCGGTGCCCCAGCAGCTGCCGGAAGACCTGACCGAGAAGCTCGTCACCTACCAGCGGAGCGTCCTGGCTCTGCGCAGGGCACACGACTACCAGGTGGCTCAGATGGGAAATGCTGACGAGACGCCCATTTGCTTAGAGGTGCCCTCGAGGGTGACGGTGGACAACCAGGGAGAAAAGCCCGTCTTGGTCAAGACGCCAGGCAGGGAGAAACTGAAAATCACAGCCATGCTTGGTGTCTTGGCAGATGGCAGGAAGTTACCTCCGTACATCATTCTGAGGGGCACATACATCCCCCCCGGGAAGTTCCCCAGTGGCATGGAAATCCGTTGTCACCGGTACGGATGGATGACGGAGGACTTGATGCAGGACTGGTTGGAAGTGGTGTGGAGGCGGAGGACCGGTGCAGTGCCCAAGCAGCGAGGGATGCTGATCCTGAACGGCTTCCGGGGCCACGCCACTGATTCGGTGAAGAGCTCCATGGAAAGCATGAGCACCGATATGGTCATCATCCCGGGGGGCCTGACCTCGCAGCTGCAGGTGTTGGATGTGGTGGTCTACAAACCCCTGAATGACAGTGTCCGGGCCCAGTACTCCAACTGGCTCCTGGCGGGGAACCTGGCACTGAGCCCCACGGGGAACGCCAAGAAGCCGCCCCTTGGCCTCTTTCTGGAGTGGGTCATGGTGGCGTGGAATAGCATCTCAAGCGAATCCATCGTCCAGGGGTTCAAGAAGTGCCACATCTCTAGCAACTTGGAGGACGAGGATGACGTCCTGTGGGAAATCGAGAGCGAGCTGCCAGGAGGAGGGGAACCGCCCAAAGAATGCGACACTGAGAGCCTGACAGAGAGCAACTGA
- the POGK gene encoding pogo transposable element with KRAB domain isoform X2: MEFPFPKPDMITRLEREEESQNSDEWQFQGGTFAENEESDVKPPDWVGPVNTASQFPQPQHLDSYGLRLPRDITELPEWGEGYPFYMAMGFPGYDLSADDLAGKFQFSRGMRRSYDAGFKLMVVEYAESTNNCQAAKQFGVLEKNVRDWRKVKPQLQNAHAMRRAFRGPKNGRFALVDQRVAEYVRYMQAKGDPITREAMQLKALEIAQEMNIPEKGFKASLGWCRRMMRRYDLSLRHKVPVPQQLPEDLTEKLVTYQRSVLALRRAHDYQVAQMGNADETPICLEVPSRVTVDNQGEKPVLVKTPGREKLKITAMLGVLADGRKLPPYIILRGTYIPPGKFPSGMEIRCHRYGWMTEDLMQDWLEVVWRRRTGAVPKQRGMLILNGFRGHATDSVKSSMESMSTDMVIIPGGLTSQLQVLDVVVYKPLNDSVRAQYSNWLLAGNLALSPTGNAKKPPLGLFLEWVMVAWNSISSESIVQGFKKCHISSNLEDEDDVLWEIESELPGGGEPPKECDTESLTESN; this comes from the exons ATGG AATTCCCATTCCCTAAGCCCGACATGATCACTCGgttggaaagggaggaggagtctCAGAATTCTGACGAATGGCAGTTCCAGGGAGGAACCTTTGCAG AAAATGAAGAATCTGACGTGAAGCCCCCAGATTGGGTGGGCCCGGTGAACACGGCCTCCCAGTTTCCCCAGCCTCAGCACCTGGACAGCTATGGCCTCCGTCTGCCTCGGGACATCACAGAGCTGCCCGAGTGGGGCGAGGGGTACCCCTTCTACATGGCCATGGGCTTCCCCGGCTATGACCTCTCGGCAGACGACCTGGCCGGGAAGTTTCAGTTCAGCCGGGGCATGCGCCGCAGTTACGACGCGGGGTTCAAGTTAATGGTGGTGGAGTACGCCGAGAGCACCAACAACTGCCAGGCGGCCAAGCAGTTTGGGGTGCTGGAAAAAAACGTCCGCGACTGGCGCAAAGTGAAGCCGCAGCTGCAGAACGCCCACGCCATGCGGCGCGCCTTCCGGGGCCCCAAAAACGGGCGCTTCGCCCTGGTGGACCAGCGCGTGGCCGAGTACGTTCGATACATGCAGGCCAAAGGGGACCCCATCACCAGGGAGGCCATGCAGCTGAAAGCTCTGGAGATCGCCCAGGAGATGAACATTCCGGAGAAAGGGTTCAAGGCCAGCTTGGGCTGGTGTCGAAGAATGATGCGAAGGTATGACTTGTCTCTGCGGCATAAGGTGCCGGTGCCCCAGCAGCTGCCGGAAGACCTGACCGAGAAGCTCGTCACCTACCAGCGGAGCGTCCTGGCTCTGCGCAGGGCACACGACTACCAGGTGGCTCAGATGGGAAATGCTGACGAGACGCCCATTTGCTTAGAGGTGCCCTCGAGGGTGACGGTGGACAACCAGGGAGAAAAGCCCGTCTTGGTCAAGACGCCAGGCAGGGAGAAACTGAAAATCACAGCCATGCTTGGTGTCTTGGCAGATGGCAGGAAGTTACCTCCGTACATCATTCTGAGGGGCACATACATCCCCCCCGGGAAGTTCCCCAGTGGCATGGAAATCCGTTGTCACCGGTACGGATGGATGACGGAGGACTTGATGCAGGACTGGTTGGAAGTGGTGTGGAGGCGGAGGACCGGTGCAGTGCCCAAGCAGCGAGGGATGCTGATCCTGAACGGCTTCCGGGGCCACGCCACTGATTCGGTGAAGAGCTCCATGGAAAGCATGAGCACCGATATGGTCATCATCCCGGGGGGCCTGACCTCGCAGCTGCAGGTGTTGGATGTGGTGGTCTACAAACCCCTGAATGACAGTGTCCGGGCCCAGTACTCCAACTGGCTCCTGGCGGGGAACCTGGCACTGAGCCCCACGGGGAACGCCAAGAAGCCGCCCCTTGGCCTCTTTCTGGAGTGGGTCATGGTGGCGTGGAATAGCATCTCAAGCGAATCCATCGTCCAGGGGTTCAAGAAGTGCCACATCTCTAGCAACTTGGAGGACGAGGATGACGTCCTGTGGGAAATCGAGAGCGAGCTGCCAGGAGGAGGGGAACCGCCCAAAGAATGCGACACTGAGAGCCTGACAGAGAGCAACTGA
- the POGK gene encoding pogo transposable element with KRAB domain isoform X3 yields MENEESDVKPPDWVGPVNTASQFPQPQHLDSYGLRLPRDITELPEWGEGYPFYMAMGFPGYDLSADDLAGKFQFSRGMRRSYDAGFKLMVVEYAESTNNCQAAKQFGVLEKNVRDWRKVKPQLQNAHAMRRAFRGPKNGRFALVDQRVAEYVRYMQAKGDPITREAMQLKALEIAQEMNIPEKGFKASLGWCRRMMRRYDLSLRHKVPVPQQLPEDLTEKLVTYQRSVLALRRAHDYQVAQMGNADETPICLEVPSRVTVDNQGEKPVLVKTPGREKLKITAMLGVLADGRKLPPYIILRGTYIPPGKFPSGMEIRCHRYGWMTEDLMQDWLEVVWRRRTGAVPKQRGMLILNGFRGHATDSVKSSMESMSTDMVIIPGGLTSQLQVLDVVVYKPLNDSVRAQYSNWLLAGNLALSPTGNAKKPPLGLFLEWVMVAWNSISSESIVQGFKKCHISSNLEDEDDVLWEIESELPGGGEPPKECDTESLTESN; encoded by the exons ATGG AAAATGAAGAATCTGACGTGAAGCCCCCAGATTGGGTGGGCCCGGTGAACACGGCCTCCCAGTTTCCCCAGCCTCAGCACCTGGACAGCTATGGCCTCCGTCTGCCTCGGGACATCACAGAGCTGCCCGAGTGGGGCGAGGGGTACCCCTTCTACATGGCCATGGGCTTCCCCGGCTATGACCTCTCGGCAGACGACCTGGCCGGGAAGTTTCAGTTCAGCCGGGGCATGCGCCGCAGTTACGACGCGGGGTTCAAGTTAATGGTGGTGGAGTACGCCGAGAGCACCAACAACTGCCAGGCGGCCAAGCAGTTTGGGGTGCTGGAAAAAAACGTCCGCGACTGGCGCAAAGTGAAGCCGCAGCTGCAGAACGCCCACGCCATGCGGCGCGCCTTCCGGGGCCCCAAAAACGGGCGCTTCGCCCTGGTGGACCAGCGCGTGGCCGAGTACGTTCGATACATGCAGGCCAAAGGGGACCCCATCACCAGGGAGGCCATGCAGCTGAAAGCTCTGGAGATCGCCCAGGAGATGAACATTCCGGAGAAAGGGTTCAAGGCCAGCTTGGGCTGGTGTCGAAGAATGATGCGAAGGTATGACTTGTCTCTGCGGCATAAGGTGCCGGTGCCCCAGCAGCTGCCGGAAGACCTGACCGAGAAGCTCGTCACCTACCAGCGGAGCGTCCTGGCTCTGCGCAGGGCACACGACTACCAGGTGGCTCAGATGGGAAATGCTGACGAGACGCCCATTTGCTTAGAGGTGCCCTCGAGGGTGACGGTGGACAACCAGGGAGAAAAGCCCGTCTTGGTCAAGACGCCAGGCAGGGAGAAACTGAAAATCACAGCCATGCTTGGTGTCTTGGCAGATGGCAGGAAGTTACCTCCGTACATCATTCTGAGGGGCACATACATCCCCCCCGGGAAGTTCCCCAGTGGCATGGAAATCCGTTGTCACCGGTACGGATGGATGACGGAGGACTTGATGCAGGACTGGTTGGAAGTGGTGTGGAGGCGGAGGACCGGTGCAGTGCCCAAGCAGCGAGGGATGCTGATCCTGAACGGCTTCCGGGGCCACGCCACTGATTCGGTGAAGAGCTCCATGGAAAGCATGAGCACCGATATGGTCATCATCCCGGGGGGCCTGACCTCGCAGCTGCAGGTGTTGGATGTGGTGGTCTACAAACCCCTGAATGACAGTGTCCGGGCCCAGTACTCCAACTGGCTCCTGGCGGGGAACCTGGCACTGAGCCCCACGGGGAACGCCAAGAAGCCGCCCCTTGGCCTCTTTCTGGAGTGGGTCATGGTGGCGTGGAATAGCATCTCAAGCGAATCCATCGTCCAGGGGTTCAAGAAGTGCCACATCTCTAGCAACTTGGAGGACGAGGATGACGTCCTGTGGGAAATCGAGAGCGAGCTGCCAGGAGGAGGGGAACCGCCCAAAGAATGCGACACTGAGAGCCTGACAGAGAGCAACTGA
- the TADA1 gene encoding transcriptional adapter 1 has translation MATFVSELEAAKKNLSEALGDNVKQYWANLKLWFKQKISKEEFDLEAHRLLTQDNVHSHNDFLLAILTRCQILVSTPEGAGSLPWTGGSAAKPGKPKGKKKLSSVRQKFDHRFQPQNPLSGAQQFVAKDPQDDDDLKLCSHTMMLPTRGQLEGRMIVTAYEHGLDNVTEEAVSAVVYAVENHLKDILTSVVSRRKAYRLRDGHFKYAFGSNVTPQPYLKNSVVAYNNLIESPPAFSAPCAGQNPASHLPPDDAEQQAALLLACSGDTLPTSLPPVNMYDLFEALQVHREVIPTHTVYALNIERIIMKLWHPNHEELQQDKVHCQRLAAKEGLLLC, from the exons ATGGCGACCTTTGTGAGCGAGCTGGAGGCGGCCAAGAAGAACTTGAGCGAGGCCCTGGGGGACAACGTGAAACA ATACTGGGCTAACTTAAAGTTGTGGTTCAAGCAGAAGATCAGCAAAGAAGAGTTTGACCTTGAAGCTCATAGACTTCTCACACAGGATAATG TCCATTCTCACAACGATTTCCTCCTGGCTATTCTCACGCGTTGTCAGATTTTGGTGTCTACACCAG AGGGTGCTGGATCTTTACCCTGGACAGGGGGTTCTGCAGCCAAACCTGGAAaaccaaagggaaagaaaaagcttTCTTCTGTTCGTCAGAAATTTGAC CATAGATTCCAGCCTCAAAATCCTCTCTCGGGAGCCCAGCAGTTTGTGGCAAAGGATCCCCAAGATGATGATGACTTGAAACTTTGTTCCCACACAATGATGCTTCCCACCCGGGGTCAGCTTGAAGGGAGAATGATAGTGACTGCTTACGAGCATGGGCTGGACAACGTCACCGAGGAGGCTGTCTCAGCTGTGGTCTATGCGGTGGAG AATCACCTTAAAGATATACTGACATCAGTTGTGTCAAGAAGGAAAGCTTATCGACTACGTGATGGTCATTTTAAATATGCCTTTGGTAGTAATGTGACCCCACAACCATACCTGAAGAATAGTGTAGTAGCTTACAACAACTTAATAGAAAG CCCGCCAGCCTTTTCTGCTCCTTGTGCCGGCCAGAACCCAGCGTCTCACCTGCCCCCTGACGACGCCGAGCAGCAGGCTGCACTCCTGCTGGCGTGCTCGGGGGACACGCTGCCCACATCTTTGCCGCCGGTGAACATGTACGACCTTTTTGAAGCTTTGCAG gtGCACAGGGAAGTCATTCCTACACACACTGTATATGCTCTCAACATTGAAAGGATCATTATGAAACTCTGGCATCCAAATCATGAAGAGCTGCAGCAAGACAAAGTCCACTGCCAGCGCTTGGCAGCCAAGGAGGGGCTTTTGCTCTGCTGA